In the Calditrichota bacterium genome, one interval contains:
- a CDS encoding PorV/PorQ family protein has product MNKNENKSMNKSILIFIILILCSFLSAQDGGTQRAFSTLGFGAKAIGMGQAFTAAANDPTAVHWNPAGLEFINQQSATFFHTTLFEGIQYDFIGYAYPTLSLGSFGFGIARLGVTGFVGKDIYQNSTSDFTGDEYQAFFSYAKKLPFNLTPGVTVRWIRNGWSGTDEGGLVGVGVGADLGLLYRPDWIGSALTQDWSFGLKVHNLFAPQIGEGDIIDEYALITKIGILKQLHFGQAGSINLMVDVNHSQSRDLKIHFGSEYSFRDMGKIRMGYNGGTLAFGAGAEYDMFEIDYGYGMMEHDQIFAATHRVSITVNFGATRNDMFQIAEAERIKEEDRIKREIREADKQEFIATHLKAADDFFAENKYLDAIVEYQQVIGTDPFHFRAGVMLDSSNALLQNDFYQRQTIAVQNALDKEKAESDRMFVQQHFNKGRLLLDQKQFVEAMIEFNIALEREPGNQTLQNSISTTRRRIGEEVGTLVQKSRDEFQNKNYSEALRLLADARLLGADDAQLQNEVETLASRIKLQDNLQQGLLLYEVGNYNEALQVLEEALKLDPENNLVKQYYERSRLETVSSEEEMDPESQKKYLLGVNTFLSGKYAEAIKIWEEILKDHPYNKRVLESIKNARDRLANIKK; this is encoded by the coding sequence ATGAATAAAAATGAAAACAAATCGATGAACAAAAGTATCTTAATTTTTATAATTCTAATCCTATGCTCATTTCTTTCGGCACAGGATGGAGGTACGCAAAGAGCTTTTAGCACTCTTGGGTTTGGTGCAAAAGCTATTGGGATGGGTCAAGCATTTACAGCTGCTGCGAATGACCCAACAGCAGTTCATTGGAATCCGGCAGGTCTAGAGTTTATTAACCAGCAAAGCGCCACTTTTTTTCATACCACACTTTTTGAAGGAATTCAATACGATTTTATTGGTTACGCATACCCAACATTATCTCTTGGTTCATTTGGATTTGGTATTGCACGGTTGGGTGTAACAGGCTTTGTGGGAAAAGATATTTATCAAAATTCAACCTCTGATTTTACCGGTGATGAATACCAGGCTTTCTTTTCCTATGCAAAGAAATTACCGTTTAATCTGACGCCAGGTGTAACAGTAAGATGGATTCGTAATGGCTGGTCCGGAACAGATGAAGGCGGTCTTGTTGGTGTAGGTGTTGGGGCCGATCTGGGATTATTGTACCGTCCCGATTGGATTGGTAGTGCTTTAACTCAGGATTGGTCTTTTGGCTTAAAAGTGCATAACTTGTTTGCACCTCAAATAGGTGAAGGCGATATAATAGATGAATATGCCTTAATTACAAAAATTGGTATTTTGAAGCAACTTCATTTTGGCCAGGCAGGATCAATCAATTTAATGGTTGATGTAAACCATTCCCAAAGCAGGGATTTAAAAATACATTTTGGGTCGGAATACAGTTTTCGGGACATGGGAAAGATCCGTATGGGATATAACGGGGGAACTCTTGCTTTTGGCGCCGGTGCGGAATACGATATGTTTGAGATTGACTATGGTTATGGCATGATGGAGCATGACCAAATTTTTGCAGCAACACATAGAGTTTCAATTACAGTAAATTTTGGCGCTACTCGAAATGATATGTTCCAAATAGCTGAAGCAGAACGCATCAAAGAGGAAGACCGCATTAAACGTGAAATACGCGAAGCAGATAAACAGGAATTTATCGCGACACATTTAAAAGCGGCAGATGATTTTTTTGCTGAGAATAAGTATCTCGATGCAATCGTTGAATATCAGCAGGTTATTGGAACTGATCCATTTCATTTTCGTGCCGGTGTAATGCTCGATTCTTCAAATGCTCTACTGCAAAATGATTTTTACCAGAGGCAAACTATTGCTGTTCAAAACGCTCTCGATAAGGAGAAAGCGGAAAGTGACAGAATGTTTGTTCAGCAGCATTTTAATAAAGGGCGTTTGCTTTTAGATCAAAAACAATTTGTTGAAGCTATGATTGAGTTTAACATTGCCTTGGAACGCGAACCCGGAAATCAAACATTACAAAACTCAATTTCTACAACAAGAAGACGAATTGGAGAAGAAGTAGGTACCCTTGTCCAGAAAAGCCGCGATGAATTTCAAAACAAAAACTATTCGGAAGCGCTTCGCCTGTTGGCAGATGCAAGGTTGCTTGGTGCCGATGACGCCCAGCTGCAAAATGAAGTTGAAACACTCGCATCTCGTATAAAACTTCAGGATAATTTACAGCAAGGATTGCTGTTATATGAAGTGGGTAATTATAACGAGGCATTGCAAGTTTTGGAGGAAGCGCTTAAACTTGATCCTGAAAACAATCTTGTTAAACAATATTATGAGCGCTCCAGGCTTGAAACCGTATCTTCTGAAGAAGAGATGGATCCTGAATCCCAGAAAAAATATCTACTTGGTGTAAATACTTTTCTAAGCGGCAAGTACGCTGAGGCAATAAAAATTTGGGAAGAAATTCTAAAAGACCATCCATACAACAAACGTGTGCTGGAAAGCATTAAAAATGCCAGGGACCGATTGGCAAATATTAAAAAGTAA
- a CDS encoding SpoIIE family protein phosphatase yields the protein MFRSVKKEEITIPAQMSYLLQVRNFIEHIGKRYKYSEKMVNSFKLVIDEACTNIIRHGYRDIKNGEIQLKAIMRRLSLTIVVVDQGTSYDPRQANTPDLAKYVDIGKKGGLGILMMRKLMDDIQYVVTEKGNEFRLTKMREATDEPKLMQMWHALNMRTRYSLISSFIFTLIVTIIFGLLFVNLKNNVDEEVFTAVSTSTRSLAENSVFDMDTYLPLFDNIKSVMTSTEIEIHKAFILDSQNNIKASISGNEETEYRGNFQLPENAVMADSSEFAIIYKYSVNDSLDIYDAVSEISEKSDVQNPTLLGEAHIWVSKSSIDEIVTDRRITLIIVLVIILIIGYTGSFYLVSQILKSFHSLADWVRQVVRGKVDQDEIDIDTSDEIGEIAQAFNEMTQKFQKAQVNLIEQQKMQKELQVAQEIQQMLLPSDFPEVEGFDIGSYYEAAKEVGGDLFDFVEVDEETVGIVVADVSGKGVPGSLIMTMIRTAIRLESRGNKNPADVLARVNRFVSNDMRKGMFVTMFYIILDSRNRVIHYASAGHNPMMLFRSSSKQTYYLNPSGFPVGIQLPDINLFDKRIETDSIRLREDDILVLYTDGITEAMNHQRELYREERFLQSIRDNGHLDVAEFVKSIKDDLKNYTGGAPQNDDITFVAVKEKLMAGEIIYKTHKHVVDLIADGMRVKDACEKLKISQYQYYKYKGIVDEGGLDALKEFLDGSDHIEKKHISIEVKSKIFDIIRSNPRHGAKKISSLLNTEKYGFVELEERRIYNDLIKQRLNTQKLRQRFVEKGQNKRLKQPGTPLLTLDGKVILDFDSSENEIAKRTGTAPQQSQATREVRQEEKKPFVREISNKKDDSALIMHQTGKIYDPAKESAKKEPETKEETPAQVEKIKKEPKQKPEIVQKKEVEQISVPTKEELTKKATEKIDHKLVDKLYFECKDDFDAVERQINIMKAESVTIEKVKKMNLILKIVLKNPILKKLREVKQLFSQGQSILELLEDNFSAIENKSILEKSETVLNYLKKENILNTSTSIIENINVLGLIHKKLEINSPQKEKKINSLDSIRNKIVKKQLVSDASILKSLDENPKS from the coding sequence ATGTTTAGAAGTGTAAAAAAGGAAGAGATCACCATACCTGCTCAAATGAGTTATCTGTTGCAGGTCAGGAACTTTATAGAGCATATTGGAAAGCGCTATAAGTATTCAGAAAAGATGGTCAATTCTTTTAAGCTGGTTATTGATGAAGCTTGTACAAATATTATCCGGCACGGTTACAGGGATATAAAAAACGGTGAAATTCAACTTAAAGCGATTATGCGCCGGTTGAGTTTAACCATTGTAGTTGTCGACCAGGGAACCAGCTATGATCCTCGCCAGGCCAATACACCGGATTTAGCTAAGTATGTGGATATCGGTAAAAAAGGCGGCTTAGGTATTTTAATGATGCGTAAGCTGATGGATGACATTCAATATGTGGTTACCGAAAAGGGCAACGAGTTTCGATTAACAAAAATGCGCGAAGCCACAGATGAACCCAAGCTTATGCAAATGTGGCATGCATTAAATATGCGCACGCGTTATTCACTTATTTCTTCATTTATTTTTACTTTAATTGTTACAATTATTTTTGGCTTGCTGTTTGTCAATCTCAAAAACAATGTAGATGAAGAGGTTTTTACAGCTGTTTCTACCAGTACCAGGTCTTTGGCAGAAAATTCTGTTTTTGATATGGATACATATTTACCCCTATTTGATAATATCAAATCGGTAATGACCAGTACAGAAATAGAAATTCATAAAGCCTTTATTCTTGATTCTCAAAATAATATAAAAGCAAGTATTTCCGGCAACGAAGAAACAGAATACCGGGGAAATTTTCAATTACCTGAGAATGCAGTAATGGCTGATAGCTCAGAGTTTGCTATTATTTATAAATACTCGGTAAACGATTCACTTGATATTTATGATGCTGTGTCAGAAATATCTGAAAAAAGTGATGTTCAAAATCCAACACTTTTAGGTGAAGCCCATATTTGGGTTTCCAAAAGCTCCATTGATGAAATTGTAACTGACCGCCGCATCACACTGATCATTGTTCTGGTAATAATTCTGATTATCGGCTATACTGGCTCTTTCTATCTCGTTTCTCAAATCCTCAAATCATTCCATAGTCTTGCAGATTGGGTAAGACAAGTTGTTCGAGGAAAAGTAGACCAGGATGAAATTGATATCGATACATCGGATGAAATTGGGGAAATTGCCCAGGCTTTCAATGAGATGACTCAAAAATTTCAGAAAGCCCAGGTTAACCTGATAGAGCAGCAAAAAATGCAGAAAGAATTGCAGGTTGCTCAGGAAATCCAGCAAATGCTTTTACCTAGCGATTTCCCGGAAGTAGAAGGTTTTGATATTGGATCATATTATGAAGCCGCTAAAGAAGTGGGTGGTGACCTTTTTGATTTTGTTGAAGTTGATGAAGAGACTGTTGGAATTGTTGTTGCGGATGTATCGGGTAAAGGAGTTCCGGGTTCATTGATTATGACAATGATTAGAACAGCAATCCGCCTTGAATCGCGCGGGAATAAAAATCCTGCTGATGTTTTGGCCCGGGTAAACCGTTTTGTTTCTAATGACATGCGCAAAGGTATGTTTGTAACGATGTTTTATATTATTCTGGATTCACGAAACCGGGTTATCCATTATGCAAGTGCAGGCCATAACCCGATGATGTTGTTTAGATCTTCTTCCAAACAAACATATTATTTAAACCCGTCCGGTTTCCCGGTTGGTATTCAGCTACCCGATATAAACCTGTTTGATAAGCGTATTGAAACAGATTCGATTCGTTTGCGCGAGGATGATATTCTCGTTTTATACACAGATGGTATTACTGAAGCGATGAACCATCAACGCGAACTATACCGCGAAGAACGTTTTCTGCAATCGATTCGTGACAATGGCCATCTTGATGTTGCTGAGTTTGTAAAAAGTATAAAAGATGATTTAAAAAATTATACAGGCGGCGCTCCTCAAAACGATGACATTACTTTTGTAGCGGTCAAAGAAAAACTTATGGCCGGTGAAATTATCTACAAAACTCACAAGCATGTTGTGGATTTGATTGCAGATGGTATGCGTGTAAAAGATGCCTGTGAAAAACTAAAAATATCCCAATATCAATATTATAAATACAAGGGGATTGTTGATGAAGGTGGTTTGGATGCTTTAAAAGAATTTCTTGACGGTTCAGATCATATTGAGAAAAAACATATTTCTATCGAGGTAAAATCAAAGATATTTGATATTATCCGCTCAAATCCAAGACACGGTGCTAAAAAAATCTCCAGCCTGTTAAATACAGAAAAATATGGTTTTGTTGAACTGGAAGAAAGACGAATTTATAATGATTTAATAAAGCAGCGTTTGAATACTCAAAAGCTCCGTCAGCGATTTGTAGAGAAGGGTCAAAACAAACGGCTTAAGCAACCGGGAACACCATTACTTACACTTGATGGAAAAGTTATCCTGGATTTTGACTCATCTGAAAATGAAATTGCAAAACGAACGGGTACTGCTCCGCAACAAAGCCAAGCAACAAGGGAAGTAAGGCAAGAAGAAAAAAAACCATTTGTTCGTGAAATTAGCAATAAAAAAGATGACAGTGCATTAATTATGCACCAGACCGGTAAGATTTATGATCCGGCAAAAGAATCAGCCAAAAAAGAGCCGGAAACGAAAGAAGAAACACCTGCTCAGGTAGAGAAAATAAAAAAAGAGCCAAAGCAAAAACCTGAAATTGTACAAAAAAAAGAAGTGGAACAAATCTCAGTTCCGACTAAAGAAGAGTTAACAAAAAAGGCGACTGAAAAAATAGATCATAAACTGGTAGATAAACTCTATTTTGAATGCAAAGATGATTTTGATGCAGTTGAAAGACAGATTAATATAATGAAAGCAGAATCTGTTACTATAGAAAAAGTAAAGAAAATGAATTTAATTCTGAAAATTGTCTTAAAAAATCCGATACTTAAAAAATTGCGGGAGGTCAAGCAGCTTTTTAGTCAGGGCCAGAGCATTTTAGAATTGTTAGAAGATAACTTTTCTGCAATCGAAAATAAGAGTATTTTAGAGAAGTCTGAAACTGTGTTGAATTATTTGAAAAAAGAAAATATATTAAATACTTCAACCAGCATAATAGAAAATATTAATGTGTTAGGATTAATTCATAAAAAATTAGAAATTAATTCGCCACAAAAAGAAAAAAAAATAAATTCGTTAGACAGCATCAGGAATAAGATTGTGAAAAAACAATTGGTATCTGATGCTTCAATTTTAAAAAGTTTGGACGAAAATCCAAAGAGCTAA
- a CDS encoding STAS domain-containing protein: MEGIQVSTEVAGSRNHISIIKVGGYIDTTTSSELERALDSLLKQGRFFIVVDLGNVDYISSAGWGIFISEIKSIRENGGDLKLVRMVPDVYEIFELLEFHHILDVYDKVDEAVGKFETSEAAGQSVAKEITLPKSEPVKEEASEIDIVSQEDKGVVQDQTQNIEIADMAISDKIRHMVKENPEFGSYKIKRELNSARYGYTKMGWFGVRSELARLKLNNRSKRYEYATSA, encoded by the coding sequence ATGGAAGGAATTCAGGTTTCTACTGAAGTTGCCGGTAGCCGGAATCACATTTCGATAATAAAAGTTGGTGGCTATATTGATACAACTACATCTTCGGAGCTCGAAAGAGCCCTTGATTCACTTTTGAAGCAAGGCCGTTTTTTTATAGTTGTTGATTTAGGAAATGTTGATTATATCAGTAGTGCAGGATGGGGTATTTTTATCAGTGAAATTAAATCTATTCGTGAAAACGGTGGAGATTTAAAACTGGTAAGAATGGTTCCTGATGTGTATGAAATATTTGAGCTGCTGGAGTTTCATCACATCCTTGATGTTTATGATAAAGTAGATGAAGCGGTCGGTAAGTTTGAAACTTCCGAAGCGGCAGGCCAATCTGTTGCCAAAGAAATAACATTGCCAAAATCTGAGCCAGTCAAAGAGGAGGCTTCAGAAATTGATATTGTTTCTCAGGAAGATAAAGGTGTTGTTCAAGATCAGACACAAAATATTGAAATTGCGGATATGGCAATTTCGGATAAAATTCGACATATGGTTAAAGAAAATCCGGAATTTGGTAGCTATAAAATTAAACGTGAATTGAATTCCGCCCGTTATGGTTACACAAAAATGGGCTGGTTTGGTGTTCGTTCTGAATTAGCACGCTTAAAATTAAACAATCGCAGCAAAAGATATGAGTATGCCACATCGGCTTAA
- a CDS encoding DUF4159 domain-containing protein, whose protein sequence is MKQLLTLSIIFINIICAQEIAPVRIHYSGGGDWYGNKTSWKNILYKADRELNLSVKENEVAYKILEPEFSSSPIAYISGHGNISFSLDEAAALRSYLISGGFLFADDDYGMDKSFRKQMKKVFPELNFVELPFSHPIYHSVYNFNNGLPKIHEHDGGPAKGFGLIYEGRLVCFYSFNTDISDGCEDEPIHNDPPKVREQALKMALNILVYALLN, encoded by the coding sequence ATGAAACAATTACTAACTCTATCCATTATTTTTATAAATATCATTTGTGCTCAGGAAATTGCCCCGGTTAGGATTCACTACTCGGGTGGCGGCGACTGGTATGGAAATAAAACCAGCTGGAAAAATATTCTTTATAAAGCGGATCGCGAATTGAATCTTTCGGTGAAAGAAAATGAAGTAGCTTATAAAATATTGGAGCCGGAGTTTTCTTCAAGCCCTATTGCATATATCTCAGGACATGGAAACATTTCTTTCAGTTTGGATGAAGCTGCCGCGTTACGAAGTTATTTAATTTCCGGTGGGTTTCTTTTTGCAGATGATGACTATGGAATGGATAAATCGTTTAGAAAACAAATGAAGAAGGTTTTTCCTGAACTTAACTTTGTCGAATTACCTTTTTCGCATCCTATTTATCATTCCGTTTACAATTTTAATAATGGCTTACCAAAAATCCATGAACATGATGGCGGCCCTGCAAAAGGGTTTGGGTTAATATATGAAGGCAGACTTGTTTGCTTTTATAGTTTTAATACGGATATTTCCGATGGCTGTGAAGATGAACCGATACATAATGATCCACCGAAGGTTAGGGAACAAGCCTTAAAAATGGCGCTGAACATTTTAGTTTATGCCCTGTTGAATTAA
- a CDS encoding BamA/TamA family outer membrane protein yields MSFKTFIFHFSLFTFFFNILQAQEYSSEIVFENGKVSSIESSNLQQKPKIALVLSGGGSRGISHIGVIKVLDSLGIVPDLIVGTSIGGVVGGLYAAGYSPAEIKNITESINWVDIFSDNPQRTSLFLGQKSEQDRYLLSLRLQDFKPYIPNAVTPGQKVLNILSDLFLMAPYQVKDDFDDLKIPFRSVATDIVSGNMCVIKDGNIAEALNGSLAVPLLFSPVSRDGMLLVDGGIKANLPVGVAMDMNMDVIIASDVSATLRSRDQIKAPWEVADQVTTIMTDQNNLKEHKNVDVLVLPKIPKVTNTDFSKIDSMILAGKMAMELKIASLQEKLNNWNHHSLQSFEIDEVNISKPGRLINAGLGLERDANGKKHVSKSLISDSLKKWIDRGFFKKISSNLDSTGTVLNFDFIQFGKVDSIQISGNNHITSSELLDSIKTKKGIALNSQTLKNDLSKVLSIYRKQGFSLMNFDKVFFNEDTGILLFEINEGIIKNISVEGNEKSEDFLILREFALQKNDAFNWLSVKKGIDNVYASSLYSRVSVDIKRNGHTADLVIGVNEKPSIRFQIGGKADIERNFQGYMELADENFLGKGVKIKLQTRLGVNDGLLGFSFRNDRIFTSFLTFAAQSYFTWEINPFKKGTPQNGKYREERLGIKLQVGQQLARIGQLVGEVRIERVKDFRLEGDFTKPKNFELRAFALHSITDKRDRIDFPTKGIFNHWAWENGNSFLLNSQESYTKILLNLEGYYRLFNIDHIGHIRFLMGLGDESLPFSENFRVGGLDSFYGLLENELFGKQIVIMNFEYRYKLPVKIISDTYASVRYDFGSVLQSPDLVVNSEDFFSGIGANIGIDTFLGPLFVGWGKTSLGRKSLYLSLGFSY; encoded by the coding sequence ATGTCATTTAAAACTTTCATTTTTCATTTTTCACTTTTCACTTTTTTCTTCAATATCCTTCAGGCCCAGGAATACAGTTCTGAAATTGTATTTGAAAATGGCAAAGTCTCATCTATCGAGTCTTCAAATCTGCAACAAAAACCAAAAATTGCCCTTGTACTTAGCGGTGGCGGTTCTCGCGGTATTTCTCATATTGGTGTGATTAAAGTTCTGGATAGTTTGGGAATTGTACCTGACTTGATTGTTGGAACAAGTATTGGCGGCGTTGTTGGCGGACTTTATGCTGCCGGTTATTCGCCAGCTGAAATTAAAAATATCACTGAGTCGATAAATTGGGTGGATATCTTTAGCGATAATCCGCAAAGGACGTCTTTATTTCTTGGCCAAAAAAGCGAACAGGATCGCTATCTCTTATCATTGCGTCTTCAGGATTTTAAGCCCTACATCCCAAATGCCGTTACTCCCGGGCAAAAAGTTTTAAACATTTTATCTGATCTCTTTTTAATGGCGCCTTATCAGGTGAAAGATGATTTTGATGATTTGAAAATACCATTCCGCTCTGTTGCAACGGATATTGTTAGTGGAAATATGTGTGTAATTAAAGATGGAAATATCGCTGAAGCACTTAATGGTTCTTTAGCTGTTCCTCTACTGTTCTCACCGGTTAGCCGTGATGGAATGCTTTTGGTGGATGGCGGAATAAAAGCAAATCTCCCGGTTGGCGTTGCAATGGATATGAACATGGATGTGATAATAGCATCCGATGTAAGTGCTACTCTGCGTAGCCGTGATCAAATAAAGGCACCATGGGAAGTAGCGGATCAGGTAACAACAATCATGACTGATCAAAACAATTTAAAAGAACATAAAAATGTTGATGTTCTTGTTCTTCCTAAAATACCAAAAGTAACAAATACAGATTTCTCAAAAATTGATTCTATGATCCTGGCAGGAAAAATGGCAATGGAATTAAAGATCGCTTCTTTGCAAGAAAAACTTAATAATTGGAATCATCATTCTTTGCAAAGTTTTGAAATAGATGAAGTAAATATTTCAAAACCGGGGCGCTTAATTAATGCCGGTCTAGGTTTGGAAAGAGATGCAAATGGTAAAAAACATGTATCCAAATCACTTATTTCAGATTCATTAAAAAAATGGATTGATAGAGGGTTTTTTAAAAAAATATCTTCAAATCTTGATTCAACCGGCACGGTGTTGAACTTTGATTTTATTCAATTCGGCAAAGTTGATTCAATTCAGATAAGTGGGAATAATCATATTACAAGCAGCGAATTGTTGGATTCTATAAAAACAAAAAAAGGCATAGCATTAAATTCACAAACCCTAAAAAACGACCTAAGTAAGGTATTGTCAATTTACCGCAAGCAGGGTTTTTCTTTGATGAATTTTGACAAAGTATTTTTTAATGAAGATACAGGAATACTTTTATTTGAGATTAATGAAGGCATTATTAAAAACATCTCAGTTGAAGGAAACGAAAAATCTGAAGATTTCTTAATTCTACGTGAGTTTGCCCTGCAAAAAAATGATGCCTTTAATTGGCTTTCTGTAAAAAAAGGTATAGATAATGTTTATGCAAGTTCTTTGTACAGCCGCGTCAGTGTGGATATAAAGCGCAACGGGCACACCGCCGATTTGGTGATCGGGGTAAATGAAAAACCTTCTATCCGTTTTCAAATTGGTGGCAAAGCCGATATAGAGCGAAATTTTCAGGGTTACATGGAACTTGCGGATGAAAACTTTTTGGGTAAAGGTGTTAAAATAAAACTACAAACACGATTGGGTGTAAATGATGGTTTGCTCGGATTCAGTTTTCGGAATGACCGTATTTTCACATCTTTTCTTACATTTGCCGCCCAAAGTTATTTTACCTGGGAAATAAATCCCTTTAAAAAGGGAACACCTCAAAACGGAAAATACCGCGAAGAACGATTGGGGATTAAATTGCAGGTTGGTCAGCAACTAGCCCGCATAGGACAGCTTGTAGGTGAAGTGCGAATTGAACGGGTAAAAGATTTTAGACTCGAAGGCGATTTTACAAAACCTAAAAATTTTGAGTTACGTGCTTTTGCACTTCATTCAATTACTGATAAACGTGACCGGATTGATTTCCCAACAAAAGGTATATTTAATCACTGGGCCTGGGAAAACGGGAATAGTTTTCTTTTAAACAGTCAGGAATCATATACGAAAATCTTGCTAAACCTGGAAGGTTATTATCGTTTGTTTAACATAGACCACATTGGTCATATAAGGTTTCTTATGGGGCTTGGTGATGAATCTTTGCCATTTTCCGAGAATTTCAGGGTTGGCGGATTGGATAGTTTTTACGGGTTACTGGAAAACGAGCTTTTTGGAAAACAGATTGTTATAATGAATTTTGAGTATCGCTATAAACTGCCTGTTAAAATAATTTCTGACACCTATGCATCAGTCCGTTATGATTTTGGAAGTGTTCTTCAAAGCCCTGATTTGGTTGTTAATTCCGAAGATTTTTTTTCCGGGATCGGTGCAAACATAGGTATTGATACTTTCCTTGGACCACTTTTTGTCGGATGGGGAAAAACCAGTTTAGGCCGGAAAAGTTTGTATTTATCCCTCGGATTTAGTTATTAA
- the mutY gene encoding A/G-specific adenine glycosylase, whose translation MQKLLLYWFKENKRDLPWRTNPDWYKTFLSEIILQQTTVVQGWPYFQKFLKKYPNINSLALANEHDVLHLWAGLGYYARARNMLKAAKIISQKYNGKFPQDYKTALSLPGIGPYSASAILSISFNLPFSVMDGNVIRVISRIFAIKDDTRDPATLKFIKEKADSLLDKSEPGNFNEAMMELGATICLPSKPKCSGCPIHKNCSAYKRNLVDRIPYKSKPAKKKKKYNIVGVVMNKSKICIVRRPGTGFLAGLWEFPLIEVKTDDFSKINITDHFKKMYGLNVFREIESPKMRQTYSHIDLKFIAVTLRTGSKTILKNSYVESKWVKFEELENFAIHNGHKKIIEWLKLSKLITKSEG comes from the coding sequence ATGCAAAAACTGTTGCTTTACTGGTTCAAAGAAAACAAACGGGATCTGCCATGGCGTACTAATCCGGACTGGTATAAAACGTTTTTAAGTGAAATAATCCTGCAGCAAACAACCGTTGTACAGGGCTGGCCTTATTTTCAAAAATTCCTCAAAAAATATCCTAATATTAATTCTCTGGCGCTGGCAAATGAACACGATGTTTTACATTTGTGGGCCGGCCTTGGTTATTATGCGCGTGCCAGGAATATGTTAAAAGCAGCCAAAATCATTTCTCAAAAGTACAATGGCAAATTTCCTCAAGACTATAAAACAGCGCTTTCCCTGCCGGGGATTGGACCTTACAGCGCTTCAGCAATTTTGTCCATTTCTTTTAACTTGCCTTTTTCCGTGATGGATGGAAATGTTATCCGTGTCATCAGTAGAATATTTGCAATAAAAGACGACACTCGTGACCCTGCAACTTTGAAATTTATAAAAGAAAAAGCTGACAGTTTGCTGGACAAAAGTGAACCTGGGAATTTCAACGAAGCAATGATGGAACTTGGCGCTACTATTTGCTTACCGTCAAAACCAAAGTGCTCTGGTTGCCCAATCCATAAAAACTGTTCGGCATACAAAAGAAATTTGGTAGACAGAATTCCATACAAATCAAAACCGGCAAAGAAAAAGAAAAAATATAATATTGTTGGTGTTGTAATGAATAAATCTAAGATTTGTATTGTTCGTCGCCCCGGAACTGGATTTTTAGCAGGCCTGTGGGAGTTTCCACTAATTGAAGTTAAAACTGATGATTTTTCTAAAATTAATATTACAGATCATTTTAAAAAGATGTATGGTTTAAATGTTTTCCGGGAAATTGAATCACCTAAAATGCGCCAAACATACAGCCATATAGATTTGAAATTTATTGCCGTAACTTTGAGAACCGGCAGTAAAACAATCCTGAAAAATAGCTATGTTGAAAGTAAGTGGGTTAAATTTGAGGAATTAGAAAATTTTGCAATCCACAATGGGCATAAAAAAATAATTGAATGGCTGAAGCTTTCAAAATTAATAACTAAATCCGAGGGATAA